The proteins below come from a single Asanoa ferruginea genomic window:
- the fxsT gene encoding FxSxx-COOH system tetratricopeptide repeat protein → MTDRGSAAPTIVTFAASSPEVGITRIVANTAVALCHVDKRVLVIDTGADGELVRAFLDPFLMSVSDPSDLLDTEAARLVTEFIEKPLSLCRYILPVGRGNLDLLGSSRPFSVLRGNDLESVPSGEIRAALRRTRYDVILVGLPAATEAQTNLIAGLTDAVVICFQPQYAPIRDAVKAALSIRDAASRPRRTAAAAVPFDARVLPRASQTIGEVRQAFSRLGAAFAERVVKVPELSPAASALSILLDDPPTSPRTAGPFEAFADLVWFITNGEVRSLPRIPDPVRRRYRRSLTGDARDVDTRAVLAYAPSDRPWADWVGEQLRQLGFTVGTWNTEQHWLDGPERSLLVLIGSSAFAAAPVAAEVTDVLRMAPGAETVLLNVEPSRHDAFPTVRAVDLTGPLEADALKRLLAAFGMGDRVAEVAGRESRQRFPGAEATAGEKLFSVPRASTRMVGRDAYLEDIRSALVESETVGVVILAGEPGVGKSAIAQAYAYRFAYDYDVVWWIPAGDEQTVRASLTRLGYVMGVEPSADMVAATFDALRAARPGRTLLVYDAADDVDTLVELLPREGFGHIVITAQPQAADTLPDLWATRNRRVHVKPLTAAEAVAILRGYAPALPGVEGEKLIETTGRAPLSLHLAGALVRQLAGETELRAGSSASEAASWAADEIRDRLADAGGASFAAIVGMTLDQLDKHPLGRLTHRLAELCCFLDPARVSLSLLRWPAMVEQLADAAGIEPRALLDEPFDLDQVIWLGQRLEIFSVFWGADSDLQMHGLVRTMVRKAIPAEEHDRRRDQVRRGLAGFAAGRLQDGQVLAELRHHLVPSGALVSPEWAVRRWVLAQLRWTSDDDDAVVRAQRLAQVETALDAWTAGDAPRESLTIQLATYRADLQRQMGRPRESLAADELLLSVALKDLGARSVRVLTARRGMSGDLRGLGQFAEALVQDRGTWHQFRDLFGEDHPQTLQASHNLANSYFLAGYPERAYFHEQDTLTRREALFGPDDPLTWWSMAAAAGFQRELGRYGEASRRLYAALDRIRKFQSASHPDVLRIKGHLAVAERRLGRYAVARQLNTDAVNGYRHTFGFDHPRTQAGMLSLAMDLFRLAEWEDALELARQCLELYTAALVEGHPFVEASRANLALVLWSAGRADAALAQAGRAAESLAGRLGEVHPWVLAARLNLAGMSDQGPQHDTLGLCEEFLGAGHPYTRVAAEYLSGGRRPVPHSLLIDIDVPEV, encoded by the coding sequence ATGACGGACCGAGGCTCAGCGGCGCCCACGATCGTCACCTTCGCGGCGTCGAGTCCCGAGGTCGGCATTACCCGGATAGTCGCCAACACCGCTGTCGCGTTGTGCCACGTCGACAAGCGGGTGCTCGTGATTGACACAGGTGCCGACGGCGAGTTGGTCCGCGCCTTTCTTGATCCATTTCTGATGAGCGTGAGCGACCCCAGCGACCTGCTCGACACCGAGGCCGCGCGGCTGGTCACCGAATTCATCGAGAAGCCGCTGTCACTGTGCAGATACATCCTTCCGGTCGGCCGCGGCAACCTCGATCTGCTCGGTTCAAGCCGGCCGTTCTCGGTGCTCCGCGGCAATGACCTGGAAAGCGTGCCGAGTGGTGAGATCCGCGCCGCGCTGCGCCGCACCAGATACGACGTGATCCTGGTCGGCCTGCCGGCCGCGACCGAGGCGCAGACCAACCTGATCGCCGGGCTCACCGACGCGGTGGTGATCTGTTTCCAGCCGCAATACGCGCCGATCCGCGACGCGGTGAAAGCGGCGTTGAGCATCCGCGACGCGGCGAGCCGGCCCCGCCGCACCGCGGCGGCCGCCGTGCCGTTCGACGCGCGGGTGCTGCCCCGCGCCAGCCAGACCATCGGCGAGGTCCGGCAGGCGTTCAGCCGGCTCGGCGCCGCATTCGCCGAGCGCGTCGTCAAGGTGCCGGAGTTGTCGCCCGCCGCCTCGGCGCTGAGCATCCTGCTCGACGATCCGCCGACGTCGCCCCGCACGGCCGGCCCGTTCGAAGCGTTCGCCGACCTGGTCTGGTTCATCACCAACGGCGAGGTGCGCAGCCTGCCGCGGATCCCCGATCCGGTCCGCCGGCGCTACCGGCGCAGCCTGACCGGCGACGCGCGCGACGTCGACACCCGCGCCGTGCTGGCCTACGCGCCGTCCGACCGGCCGTGGGCCGACTGGGTGGGCGAGCAGCTACGCCAACTCGGGTTCACCGTCGGCACCTGGAACACCGAGCAGCACTGGCTCGACGGTCCCGAGCGGTCGTTGCTGGTGCTGATCGGCTCGTCGGCGTTCGCCGCCGCGCCGGTCGCGGCCGAGGTCACCGACGTCCTCCGGATGGCGCCCGGAGCCGAGACGGTCCTGCTCAACGTCGAGCCCAGCCGCCACGACGCCTTCCCGACGGTGCGGGCGGTCGACCTGACCGGCCCGCTGGAGGCCGACGCCCTCAAGCGGCTGCTGGCCGCGTTCGGCATGGGCGACCGGGTCGCCGAGGTCGCCGGCCGCGAGTCGCGCCAACGGTTCCCCGGGGCCGAGGCGACGGCCGGCGAGAAGCTCTTCTCCGTGCCCCGGGCCAGCACCCGGATGGTCGGCCGAGACGCCTACCTCGAAGACATCCGGTCGGCGCTGGTCGAGTCGGAGACCGTCGGCGTGGTGATCCTGGCCGGCGAGCCGGGCGTCGGCAAGAGCGCGATCGCGCAGGCCTACGCCTACCGCTTCGCCTACGACTACGACGTGGTCTGGTGGATCCCGGCCGGCGACGAGCAGACGGTCCGGGCCAGCCTCACCCGCCTCGGCTACGTGATGGGCGTCGAGCCGTCGGCCGACATGGTCGCGGCCACCTTCGACGCCCTCCGCGCCGCCCGGCCGGGCCGCACCCTGCTCGTCTACGACGCCGCCGACGATGTCGACACGCTGGTCGAGCTGTTGCCCCGGGAGGGCTTCGGGCACATCGTCATCACCGCGCAGCCGCAGGCCGCCGACACCCTGCCCGACCTCTGGGCGACCCGCAACCGGCGGGTCCACGTCAAGCCGCTGACCGCCGCCGAGGCGGTCGCCATCCTGCGCGGCTACGCCCCGGCGCTGCCCGGCGTCGAGGGCGAGAAGCTGATCGAGACGACCGGCCGGGCACCGCTGAGCCTGCACCTCGCCGGCGCACTCGTCCGCCAACTCGCCGGGGAGACCGAGTTGCGCGCCGGCAGTTCGGCGTCGGAGGCCGCGTCCTGGGCGGCCGACGAGATCCGCGACCGGCTCGCCGACGCCGGCGGTGCCTCGTTCGCGGCGATCGTCGGCATGACCCTCGACCAGCTCGACAAGCACCCGCTCGGCCGGCTCACCCACCGCCTCGCCGAGCTGTGCTGCTTCCTCGACCCGGCCAGGGTGAGCCTGTCGCTGCTGCGCTGGCCGGCCATGGTCGAGCAGTTGGCCGACGCCGCCGGCATCGAGCCGCGGGCCCTCCTCGACGAGCCGTTCGACCTCGACCAGGTGATCTGGCTCGGCCAACGGTTGGAGATCTTCTCGGTCTTCTGGGGAGCCGACTCCGACCTACAGATGCACGGGCTGGTCCGCACGATGGTGCGTAAGGCGATCCCGGCCGAAGAGCACGACCGCCGCCGCGACCAGGTGCGCCGCGGCCTGGCCGGGTTCGCCGCCGGCCGGTTGCAAGACGGTCAGGTGCTCGCCGAGTTGCGGCACCACCTCGTGCCCTCCGGCGCGCTCGTCTCGCCCGAGTGGGCGGTGCGCCGCTGGGTCCTGGCCCAACTGCGCTGGACCTCCGACGACGACGACGCCGTCGTCCGCGCCCAGCGGCTGGCCCAGGTGGAGACCGCCCTCGACGCCTGGACGGCCGGCGACGCGCCGCGCGAGTCGCTCACCATCCAGCTCGCCACCTACCGAGCCGACCTGCAACGGCAGATGGGCCGGCCGCGCGAGTCGCTGGCCGCCGACGAGTTGCTGCTCAGCGTCGCGCTCAAAGACCTGGGCGCCCGCTCGGTGCGGGTGCTCACCGCCCGCCGCGGCATGAGTGGCGACCTGCGCGGGCTGGGCCAGTTCGCCGAGGCGCTGGTCCAGGACCGGGGCACCTGGCACCAGTTCCGCGACCTGTTCGGCGAGGACCACCCGCAGACCCTCCAGGCCAGCCACAACCTGGCCAACTCCTACTTCCTGGCCGGCTACCCCGAACGCGCCTACTTCCACGAGCAGGACACGTTGACCCGCCGGGAGGCGCTGTTCGGCCCCGACGACCCGCTGACCTGGTGGTCGATGGCCGCGGCGGCCGGCTTCCAGCGCGAGCTGGGCCGCTACGGCGAGGCCAGCCGCCGGCTCTACGCGGCGCTCGACCGGATCCGCAAGTTCCAGTCGGCCAGCCACCCCGACGTGCTGCGGATCAAGGGTCACCTGGCGGTGGCCGAGCGCCGGCTGGGCCGTTACGCGGTCGCCCGCCAGCTCAACACCGACGCGGTCAACGGCTATCGGCACACGTTCGGCTTCGACCACCCGCGCACCCAGGCTGGGATGCTCAGCCTGGCGATGGACCTGTTCCGGCTCGCCGAGTGGGAAGACGCCCTCGAGCTCGCGCGGCAGTGCCTCGAGCTCTACACCGCCGCGCTGGTCGAGGGTCACCCCTTCGTGGAGGCCAGCCGGGCCAACCTGGCCCTGGTGCTGTGGAGCGCGGGCCGCGCCGACGCGGCGCTGGCCCAGGCCGGCCGGGCGGCCGAAAGCCTGGCCGGCCGGCTCGGCGAGGTGCATCCCTGGGTGCTCGCGGCCCGGCTCAACCTGGCCGGCATGTCGGATCAGGGTCCGCAGCACGACACCCTCGGGCTGTGCGAAGAGTTCCTCGGCGCCGGGCACCCCTACACCCGGGTGGCGGCCGAATATCTCAGCGGCGGGCGGCGTCCGGTGCCCCACTCGCTGCTGATCGACATCGACGTTCCGGAGGTGTGA
- a CDS encoding HEXXH motif domain-containing protein, translating to MANPPTHRVSAATFAAICGGGGGPATIRMLRAAQRSKTILSIGAVVALAKETKHPRRASTTDAYAFLRALNPEAVGQVLDYPSVGAWALRTAHALHRRDLAAAQPEWLAAIAAAAAVRALAPARLPVPLQGRGHLALPSLGGCASPDPSAPVELVSGSDGAELVSGTRRIQVGGPQWSPLPTVRAAHHGLAVELRFDHLDGAPAPGDADRRTAAVWEHRVAPAWRVLVDRHRPVAVEFAEAISVLAPLADPPAGTVSATGRHAFGAIAMSTPATPRSVAVTFAHELQHAKLSALMDLFPLVSGDPGGRHYAPWRPDPRPLIGLVHGVYAHLAIADFWRRELAATDDDRSLAEFEYARWRAAVHTTATRLAADARLTDLGQRLIHSVLSKVAGWPEEVPPAAAARARTAADEHRDRWIAAHGPIS from the coding sequence GTGGCGAATCCACCGACCCATCGCGTCAGCGCAGCGACCTTCGCCGCGATCTGCGGCGGTGGTGGCGGGCCGGCCACGATCCGCATGTTGCGGGCCGCGCAACGCAGTAAAACGATCTTGTCGATCGGTGCCGTCGTCGCGCTGGCGAAGGAAACGAAACATCCTCGACGGGCATCGACTACCGACGCGTACGCGTTTCTGCGCGCGCTGAATCCCGAGGCGGTCGGCCAGGTCCTGGACTATCCATCGGTCGGCGCCTGGGCGCTGCGCACCGCACACGCCCTGCACCGCCGCGACCTGGCCGCCGCACAGCCCGAGTGGCTCGCGGCGATCGCCGCCGCCGCGGCCGTCCGCGCGCTGGCACCCGCACGCCTGCCCGTGCCACTGCAGGGCCGCGGCCACCTCGCGCTGCCCTCGCTCGGCGGGTGCGCGTCGCCGGACCCGTCGGCCCCGGTCGAGTTGGTCTCCGGCAGCGACGGCGCCGAGTTGGTCAGCGGCACCCGCCGGATCCAGGTCGGCGGTCCACAGTGGTCGCCGCTGCCGACGGTGCGGGCCGCACATCACGGGCTCGCCGTCGAGCTGCGCTTCGATCACCTCGACGGCGCGCCGGCACCCGGCGACGCCGACCGGCGCACGGCCGCGGTCTGGGAGCACCGGGTCGCTCCCGCGTGGCGGGTGCTGGTCGACCGGCACCGGCCGGTCGCGGTCGAGTTCGCCGAGGCGATCTCGGTGCTGGCGCCGCTCGCGGACCCACCGGCCGGCACCGTCAGCGCGACCGGCCGCCACGCGTTCGGCGCCATCGCGATGTCGACGCCCGCGACACCCCGCTCGGTCGCCGTGACGTTCGCCCACGAGTTGCAGCACGCCAAGCTGTCGGCGCTGATGGACCTGTTCCCGCTGGTGTCGGGCGACCCGGGCGGCCGGCACTACGCACCCTGGCGGCCCGACCCGCGGCCACTGATCGGCCTGGTCCACGGCGTCTACGCCCACCTGGCGATCGCCGACTTCTGGCGCCGCGAACTTGCCGCCACCGACGACGACCGGTCGCTCGCCGAGTTCGAATACGCCCGCTGGCGCGCCGCCGTGCACACCACCGCGACCCGCCTCGCCGCCGACGCCCGCCTCACCGACCTGGGCCAACGCCTGATCCACAGCGTGCTGTCGAAGGTCGCCGGCTGGCCCGAAGAGGTGCCGCCGGCGGCCGCCGCCCGAGCCCGGACGGCGGCCGACGAGCACCGCGACCGCTGGATCGCGGCACACGGCCCGATCTCTTAG
- a CDS encoding toxic anion resistance protein: protein MSDGLQIDFGSIVGGPAALPAGPADAAMSSVLVGTQQRQLICVELLTPAQREQATAAARQLFPAMLANTDQLATFGNTAIDQVNTQVNRIFREVGRVNIPELTSIMHELNDRMRTFRRKYDPSDPRVRETFDKFADAIKGLFRKGRDLLEMLFEEARTVEQQLDRVAGQLSDKQLQLKRNVVLCDELYKANEGAIAQLIGAIAVMELVRDEAVAAANAIVVVPGAPDAREKEEQLSRITEFIQAIEVRINEFQQRLFVAWSTSPQVRNIRTLNYGLGQRLALLMNLTIPTMKLTIAQWALLLQANQAADMQQAVADGANDVLSAYARASKTAIPQIARTIQTPTIRPETILEVAESIDAQARGIEEAVRYGQAKRAEVVTAIVTANESMSQSAQQLSRTVVELVTRAKEQVALPAGPELPASVLQQAPVSTQVRA, encoded by the coding sequence ATGTCTGACGGACTGCAGATCGACTTCGGCAGCATCGTCGGCGGTCCGGCGGCACTGCCGGCCGGCCCCGCCGACGCGGCCATGTCGAGCGTGTTGGTGGGCACCCAGCAACGGCAGCTCATCTGCGTCGAGTTGCTCACGCCGGCGCAGCGCGAGCAGGCCACCGCCGCCGCCCGGCAGCTCTTCCCGGCCATGCTGGCCAACACCGACCAGCTCGCGACGTTTGGCAACACCGCGATCGACCAGGTCAACACCCAGGTCAACCGGATCTTCCGGGAGGTCGGGCGGGTCAACATCCCCGAGCTGACGTCGATCATGCACGAGCTCAACGACCGGATGCGCACCTTCCGCCGCAAATACGACCCGAGCGACCCGCGGGTGCGGGAGACGTTCGACAAGTTCGCCGACGCGATCAAAGGCCTGTTCCGCAAGGGCCGCGACCTGCTGGAGATGCTGTTCGAAGAGGCGCGCACCGTCGAGCAGCAGCTCGACCGGGTGGCCGGGCAGCTCAGCGACAAGCAGCTCCAGCTCAAGCGCAACGTGGTGCTCTGCGACGAGCTCTACAAGGCCAACGAAGGCGCGATCGCCCAGCTGATCGGTGCGATCGCGGTGATGGAACTGGTTCGCGACGAGGCGGTCGCGGCGGCCAACGCGATCGTCGTGGTGCCCGGCGCGCCCGACGCCCGGGAGAAGGAGGAGCAGCTCTCCCGGATCACCGAGTTCATCCAGGCGATCGAGGTGCGGATCAACGAGTTCCAGCAGCGCCTGTTCGTCGCCTGGTCGACCTCGCCGCAGGTACGCAACATCCGCACCCTCAACTACGGGCTCGGCCAGCGGCTGGCGCTGCTGATGAACCTGACCATCCCGACGATGAAGCTGACCATCGCGCAGTGGGCGCTGCTGCTCCAGGCCAACCAGGCCGCCGACATGCAGCAGGCGGTCGCTGACGGCGCCAACGACGTGCTCAGCGCCTATGCCCGGGCGTCGAAGACGGCGATTCCGCAGATCGCCCGCACGATCCAGACGCCGACGATCCGCCCCGAGACGATCCTCGAGGTCGCCGAGTCGATCGACGCGCAGGCGCGCGGCATCGAAGAGGCGGTCCGCTACGGCCAGGCCAAGCGGGCCGAGGTGGTCACCGCGATCGTGACGGCCAACGAGTCGATGTCGCAGTCGGCGCAGCAGCTCAGCCGCACGGTCGTCGAGCTGGTCACCCGGGCCAAGGAGCAGGTGGCCCTGCCGGCCGGCCCCGAACTGCCGGCTTCCGTGCTCCAGCAGGCGCCGGTCTCGACGCAGGTGCGCGCCTAA
- a CDS encoding 5-bromo-4-chloroindolyl phosphate hydrolysis family protein — protein sequence MRHRFAAPGGLLTAVVVFVVAFALTRSLLWPPLLALVAALGVYLMLDDRSARQVANDDYAGEARAKVDEALARVKRIRAQAKSVASPAARAALDQAGNHVTELFARVRAKAPNSLYSTASQLNGHLSSLEGVLGQYLDIQSKPQLYRDPQVLTRSGEQAFYRFAEFTLESVRLVNQGDMAQYQANLETVAPPELPELSGGQP from the coding sequence ATGAGGCACCGGTTCGCCGCACCAGGCGGCCTGCTGACCGCGGTCGTCGTGTTCGTCGTCGCGTTCGCGCTCACCCGCAGCCTGCTCTGGCCGCCGCTGCTCGCCCTGGTCGCGGCCCTGGGCGTCTACCTGATGCTCGACGACCGGTCGGCCCGGCAGGTCGCCAACGACGACTACGCCGGCGAGGCGCGGGCCAAGGTCGACGAGGCCCTGGCCCGGGTCAAACGGATCCGGGCGCAAGCCAAGTCGGTGGCGAGCCCGGCGGCCCGCGCGGCGCTCGACCAGGCCGGCAACCACGTCACCGAGTTGTTCGCGCGGGTGCGGGCCAAGGCACCCAACAGCCTCTACTCGACGGCCAGCCAGCTCAACGGTCATCTGTCGAGTTTGGAGGGTGTGCTGGGGCAGTATCTCGACATCCAGAGCAAGCCCCAGCTCTACCGCGACCCGCAGGTGCTGACCCGCAGCGGCGAGCAGGCGTTCTACCGCTTCGCCGAGTTCACCCTGGAGAGCGTCCGCCTGGTCAACCAGGGTGACATGGCGCAATACCAGGCCAACCTGGAAACCGTCGCACCGCCGGAGCTTCCGGAGCTGAGTGGGGGACAACCGTGA
- a CDS encoding vWA domain-containing protein — MTHPHQTAPGLRRRVATALVAAALLLVGACTSTEEQSSGEPRYVDDAKSLSFVAGSEQEKIIDAIVKPWCTEHELHCTFTLKGSVDQARLLATGNRDYDAYWFASSVFLQVGDAGNVLQDVEPMFLTPIVFAGWKSEMQRLGFAGKPSVPIEKILDTVESGKTKVWVTNPTQSNSGATVLFGFLNHFAGNQPGQALTQAQLDSKPVDQGITRFIRAMDATPPSSGTLMNDCVARPDDCRTLFTYEDLVIEKNQELVAQGKEPLVATYPEGALAISDAPLGFFPHNAATDAGKRQALSDLRKYLLSDKDAQAKLLGLGRRPVTGVGLALPNPDKAVFNPDWGIQGTLNEQPIQYPAAPVIKSALDRYQTHYRRPVDVYFCLDGSGSMAENNGWTGVQEAGRQIFDQDQAALNFLQTHPEDRTTVTIFNDQIADGPWTVDGNDPAAMRKLSDDVVAYGPGGGTNMYGCLARAGAELSTRPAEGRKRLVVLMTDGLSEQVGNTAAIDAVRAAGAPVVAIAFGRDADPGQLQEVAQATGGAFFQQDDLVTALRQAAGYK; from the coding sequence GTGACCCACCCTCACCAGACCGCGCCGGGCTTGCGCCGGCGGGTGGCGACCGCCCTGGTCGCGGCCGCATTGCTGCTGGTCGGCGCGTGCACCAGCACCGAAGAGCAGAGCAGCGGGGAGCCCCGCTACGTCGACGACGCGAAGTCGCTGTCGTTCGTCGCGGGCTCCGAACAGGAAAAGATCATTGACGCGATCGTGAAGCCTTGGTGTACGGAGCATGAACTCCACTGCACCTTCACCCTCAAGGGGTCCGTCGACCAGGCCCGACTGCTCGCGACCGGCAATCGCGACTACGACGCCTACTGGTTTGCCAGCAGCGTGTTTCTCCAGGTCGGCGACGCCGGCAACGTGCTGCAAGACGTCGAGCCGATGTTCCTCACCCCGATCGTGTTCGCCGGCTGGAAGTCGGAGATGCAGCGGCTCGGCTTCGCCGGCAAGCCAAGCGTGCCGATCGAGAAGATTCTCGACACCGTCGAGTCCGGAAAGACGAAGGTGTGGGTCACCAATCCGACTCAGTCCAACTCCGGCGCGACCGTGCTCTTCGGATTCCTCAACCACTTCGCCGGCAACCAGCCGGGCCAGGCACTGACCCAGGCGCAACTCGACTCGAAGCCGGTCGACCAGGGGATCACCCGGTTCATCCGGGCGATGGACGCGACGCCGCCGTCCAGCGGCACGCTGATGAACGACTGCGTCGCCCGACCGGATGACTGCCGCACCCTGTTCACCTACGAGGACCTGGTCATCGAGAAGAACCAGGAGTTGGTCGCGCAGGGCAAGGAGCCGCTGGTCGCCACCTACCCGGAGGGCGCGCTGGCGATCAGCGACGCGCCGCTCGGGTTCTTCCCGCACAACGCGGCCACCGACGCCGGCAAGCGGCAGGCGCTCAGCGACCTGCGCAAATATCTGCTCAGCGACAAGGACGCGCAGGCGAAACTGCTCGGGCTCGGTCGCCGGCCGGTGACCGGCGTGGGCCTGGCGCTGCCCAACCCTGACAAGGCCGTGTTCAACCCCGACTGGGGCATCCAGGGCACGCTCAACGAGCAGCCGATCCAATACCCGGCCGCGCCGGTCATCAAGTCGGCGCTGGACCGCTACCAGACCCACTACCGCCGGCCGGTCGACGTCTATTTCTGCCTCGACGGCAGCGGGTCGATGGCCGAGAACAACGGCTGGACCGGGGTCCAGGAAGCCGGCCGGCAGATCTTCGACCAGGACCAGGCCGCGCTCAACTTCCTACAGACCCACCCCGAAGACCGCACCACTGTGACGATCTTCAACGACCAGATCGCCGACGGGCCGTGGACGGTCGACGGCAACGACCCGGCCGCGATGCGCAAGCTGAGCGACGACGTGGTCGCCTACGGGCCCGGCGGCGGCACCAACATGTATGGCTGCCTCGCCCGCGCCGGCGCCGAGCTGTCCACCCGGCCGGCCGAAGGCCGCAAGCGGCTGGTGGTGCTGATGACCGACGGGCTCTCCGAGCAGGTCGGCAACACGGCGGCCATCGACGCCGTCCGCGCCGCGGGCGCGCCGGTGGTCGCGATCGCGTTCGGCCGCGACGCCGACCCGGGCCAGCTCCAGGAGGTCGCACAGGCCACCGGAGGCGCGTTCTTCCAGCAGGACGACCTGGTCACCGCGCTGCGGCAGGCGGCGGGTTACAAATGA
- the araA gene encoding L-arabinose isomerase gives MTAPRLWFLTGSQELYGADTLRQVAEQSQRIAAALDAAADIPAEVQWQPVLTSAEAILRCCRAAATTEGVVGVIAWMHTFSPAKMWIAGLDALDVPLLHLHTQSNVVLPWADIDMDFMNLNQAAHGDREFGYVQTRLGVARKTVAGHVSDPRVTERIGGWARAAIGRAEMRSLRLARFGDNMRDVAVTEGDKVEAQLHFGVSVNTYGVTDLADAVDATTDSDVDKLVAEYDGLYQLDPALRSGGERHESLRYAGRIELGLRAFLTAGGFRAFTTNFEDLGRLRQLPGLAVQRLMADGFGFGGEGDWKTAVLVRTLKAMSAGRPGGTSFMEDYTYDLTPGHERTLGAHMLEVCPSIAGETPRAEIHPLSIGGREDPVRLVFDAAPGPAVVLGLADLGERFRLVANEVDVVPADHPLPNLPVARAVWTPRPDLLTAAEAWLTAGGPHHTALTQALGVAELHDLAEMTGTELALIDGETTVRRFAQELRWTAAYHRLARTL, from the coding sequence ATGACCGCACCGCGTTTGTGGTTCCTGACCGGCAGCCAGGAGCTTTACGGCGCTGACACGCTAAGGCAGGTCGCCGAGCAGTCCCAGCGGATCGCCGCGGCACTCGACGCCGCCGCCGACATACCGGCCGAGGTGCAGTGGCAGCCGGTGCTGACCTCGGCCGAGGCGATCCTGCGGTGCTGCCGGGCCGCGGCCACCACCGAGGGCGTCGTCGGCGTGATCGCCTGGATGCACACGTTCTCCCCGGCCAAGATGTGGATCGCCGGTCTCGACGCGCTCGACGTGCCCTTGCTGCACCTGCACACGCAGTCCAATGTGGTGCTTCCCTGGGCCGACATCGACATGGACTTCATGAACCTCAACCAGGCCGCACACGGTGACCGCGAGTTCGGCTACGTGCAGACCCGCCTGGGTGTGGCCCGCAAGACCGTCGCCGGGCACGTCAGCGACCCGCGGGTGACGGAGCGGATCGGTGGCTGGGCGCGGGCCGCGATCGGGCGGGCCGAGATGCGCTCGCTGCGGCTGGCCCGGTTCGGCGACAACATGCGCGACGTGGCGGTGACCGAAGGCGACAAGGTCGAGGCCCAACTGCACTTCGGCGTCTCCGTCAACACCTACGGCGTGACCGACCTGGCCGACGCCGTCGACGCCACCACCGATTCCGATGTGGACAAACTCGTCGCCGAATACGACGGTCTCTACCAGCTCGACCCGGCCCTGCGCTCCGGCGGCGAGCGGCACGAGTCGCTGCGCTACGCCGGCCGCATCGAGCTGGGCCTGCGCGCCTTCCTGACCGCCGGCGGCTTCCGGGCGTTCACCACCAACTTCGAAGACCTGGGCCGGCTGCGCCAGCTTCCTGGCCTCGCGGTGCAGCGCCTGATGGCCGACGGCTTCGGCTTCGGCGGCGAGGGCGACTGGAAGACGGCCGTCCTGGTCCGCACTCTCAAGGCGATGTCGGCGGGCCGACCCGGCGGCACGTCGTTCATGGAGGACTACACCTACGACCTGACCCCCGGCCACGAGCGCACCCTGGGCGCGCACATGCTGGAGGTCTGCCCGTCGATCGCCGGCGAGACGCCGCGCGCCGAAATCCACCCGCTGTCGATCGGCGGTCGCGAAGACCCGGTCCGGCTGGTCTTCGACGCCGCGCCCGGCCCGGCGGTCGTGCTCGGCCTGGCCGACCTCGGCGAGCGCTTCCGCCTGGTCGCCAACGAGGTCGACGTGGTGCCGGCCGATCACCCGTTGCCGAACCTGCCGGTTGCCCGCGCTGTCTGGACGCCGCGACCCGATCTGCTGACGGCGGCCGAGGCGTGGCTGACCGCCGGCGGTCCACACCACACGGCGCTGACCCAGGCCCTCGGCGTGGCGGAACTGCACGATCTGGCCGAGATGACCGGCACCGAACTCGCTCTGATCGACGGCGAGACCACCGTGCGCCGCTTCGCGCAGGAGCTTCGCTGGACCGCGGCATACCACCGCTTGGCACGCACCCTTTAG